One window of Tepidanaerobacter acetatoxydans Re1 genomic DNA carries:
- a CDS encoding FeoA family protein — MEKNLILLDNLPVGSCGRVKKLTAKGNIRRRMLDLGLIEETQVEALRKSPSGDPTAYQIRGAVIALRSEEASKILVEMC, encoded by the coding sequence ATGGAAAAAAACCTTATCTTATTAGATAACTTGCCTGTTGGAAGTTGCGGGAGAGTAAAAAAGCTTACGGCTAAAGGCAATATACGGCGCCGAATGTTGGATTTAGGCTTAATTGAAGAAACTCAAGTTGAAGCTCTGAGAAAAAGTCCGTCAGGAGACCCTACCGCATATCAAATTCGAGGAGCTGTAATTGCTTTGAGGTCGGAAGAAGCATCTAAAATCCTGGTAGAAATGTGTTAG
- the feoB gene encoding ferrous iron transport protein B — MGLTGQSTWLGALKNEYSMNDAVLDGVVIALAGNPNTGKSTLFNSITGLNQHTGNWPGKTVTLAYGNYYYADNKFLLVDLPGTYSLLSNSVEEEVARDYICFAKPKACIVVADATCLERNLNLVLQVLEITDKVVVCVNLMDEADRKKINIDFEKLSAILGVPVVGTNARDGKGIDELMQFVYKVADNQIQAMPLKIKYDEVIEEAVEHLRPYLQNIVKDELDSRWVALRLIEGEWETLDTINSFLKSRLYKNDDLKQELKKANEILQAKYHGTDEIRDAIVSSIVRKAEEISKMVVSFENKRYNEMDRKIDDILTSKTFGIPIMLALLGFVFWLTISGANYPSEIIAKVLFRIEDILTDYCFRWGVPEWIHGALVLGVYRTSAWVVSVMLPPMAIFFPLFTLLEDLGYLPRVAFNLDNFFKKACAHGKQALTMCMGFGCNAAGIIGCRIIDSPRERLIAIITNNFVPCNGRFPTLIALSSIFIAGSFRKFQTVIAALALLGTIIIGVLITLAVSRILSATILKGIPSTFTLELPPYRKPRVGKILIRSLLDRTLFVLARAVIVAAPTGLIIWLMANTTVENLSILKWSGKTLEPIGHLLGMDGYILLAFILGFPANEIVIPIIAMSYMATGSLIEIETLSALKELLIDNGWTYLTAVCTMLFSLNHFPCGTTLLTIYKETQSLKWTAISFLVPTITGIIICFIVAQTIRCCQIMMLL; from the coding sequence ATGGGTTTAACAGGTCAATCTACATGGCTTGGAGCCTTGAAAAACGAGTATTCGATGAATGATGCTGTCTTAGATGGTGTTGTAATTGCATTAGCAGGTAATCCTAATACGGGAAAAAGCACATTATTTAACAGTATTACAGGTTTGAACCAGCATACGGGGAACTGGCCGGGTAAAACAGTGACACTGGCCTATGGAAATTACTATTATGCTGATAACAAATTTCTATTGGTTGACTTGCCTGGGACTTATTCCTTACTGTCAAATTCAGTGGAAGAAGAAGTAGCAAGGGATTATATTTGCTTTGCAAAACCAAAGGCATGCATAGTAGTCGCTGATGCCACATGTTTAGAAAGGAATTTGAATCTGGTGCTTCAAGTTTTGGAGATAACGGATAAAGTAGTAGTATGCGTGAACCTTATGGATGAAGCCGATAGAAAAAAGATAAACATTGATTTTGAAAAACTATCGGCAATTTTAGGCGTACCGGTGGTGGGGACTAATGCCCGCGACGGCAAAGGCATTGATGAATTGATGCAATTTGTTTATAAAGTTGCTGATAATCAAATACAAGCTATGCCGTTGAAAATTAAATACGATGAAGTTATTGAAGAAGCGGTAGAACACCTAAGACCTTATTTACAAAATATAGTAAAAGATGAACTCGACAGCCGCTGGGTGGCATTGAGATTGATAGAAGGGGAATGGGAAACCCTTGACACTATAAACAGCTTCCTTAAATCCCGACTTTATAAAAATGATGACTTAAAGCAAGAATTAAAAAAAGCAAATGAGATTTTACAAGCAAAATACCATGGAACAGATGAGATAAGAGATGCTATAGTTTCATCAATTGTAAGGAAAGCCGAGGAAATCAGCAAGATGGTAGTTAGCTTTGAAAACAAGAGATATAATGAGATGGACCGGAAAATAGATGATATTTTAACATCAAAAACCTTTGGTATTCCGATTATGTTAGCTCTTTTAGGTTTTGTATTTTGGCTTACAATCTCAGGGGCAAATTACCCTTCGGAAATTATCGCAAAGGTACTTTTTCGGATAGAGGATATTTTAACCGATTACTGCTTTAGGTGGGGTGTGCCGGAATGGATTCATGGCGCACTGGTTTTAGGCGTATATCGAACATCGGCGTGGGTTGTATCTGTAATGCTGCCGCCCATGGCTATTTTCTTTCCGCTGTTCACCCTGCTTGAAGACTTGGGATATTTACCAAGAGTGGCTTTTAACTTAGACAACTTTTTTAAAAAAGCTTGTGCACATGGCAAGCAAGCCCTTACTATGTGTATGGGCTTTGGATGCAATGCCGCAGGAATCATAGGCTGTAGGATTATTGATTCTCCCAGAGAAAGACTGATAGCAATAATTACGAACAATTTTGTCCCATGTAATGGCCGGTTCCCCACATTGATTGCGCTTTCTTCCATATTTATCGCAGGTTCTTTCAGAAAATTCCAAACAGTAATTGCTGCCCTTGCTCTATTAGGCACAATAATAATAGGAGTATTAATAACTCTTGCAGTATCGAGGATACTATCGGCTACGATTTTAAAAGGCATACCGTCCACATTTACATTGGAGCTGCCGCCTTACCGTAAACCCCGGGTTGGAAAAATTTTAATAAGGTCCCTGCTGGATAGAACCTTGTTTGTACTAGCCCGTGCAGTAATCGTAGCCGCTCCTACAGGGCTAATAATATGGCTGATGGCCAATACGACCGTTGAAAATCTAAGCATTCTAAAATGGAGTGGAAAAACCCTTGAGCCCATTGGCCATCTCTTGGGGATGGACGGATATATCCTCCTAGCCTTTATTTTAGGATTTCCTGCCAATGAAATTGTCATACCTATTATAGCAATGAGCTATATGGCAACGGGCTCTTTAATCGAAATCGAAACCCTTTCAGCTCTTAAGGAACTATTAATTGATAATGGCTGGACTTATCTTACAGCAGTATGCACAATGTTGTTTTCTCTAAATCATTTTCCTTGCGGCACCACACTGCTTACCATCTATAAAGAAACCCAAAGTCTTAAATGGACAGCTATTTCCTTTCTGGTTCCGACCATAACAGGTATAATAATATGCTTTATAGTAGCTCAAACCATTCGATGCTGCCAAATAATGATGTTACTGTAA
- a CDS encoding ROK family transcriptional regulator: MQKFNLDEFKATTNANDCLVLNTIRHYGPISRAAIAKVTDLTAPAITYITNKLLDSGLVVEYKVGKSSGGRRPILLTVNPDILNVVVIHISSNKLRGYLVNGDLQVLTEREYPVQKVPKDDILELMLTTISDLKQESKTDILGIGVVVHGPVKSKEGISIFAPNLGWRNVPIKYIVEEKIGIPTFVENDVRAMAIGEFHYGTARSVENMVFLKVGYGVGSAIFIEGKLYRGHGDSAGEIGHTTIDVGGPLCSCGNYGCLESLVSENALVKAMVKSIKEGRSSVAQDMAGGNLDEITPEIIYEAAEKGDVLAGRILRQVARYLGIGIANTINTFNPELLTIGGGIVRARAFIEDTILDTVKTRSLENSFSLCEIEFSDMGEVATVKGAADVVMTAIL, encoded by the coding sequence ATGCAAAAATTTAATCTTGATGAATTCAAAGCCACAACAAATGCTAACGACTGCTTGGTTCTTAATACAATAAGACATTATGGGCCGATATCTCGGGCAGCTATAGCTAAGGTTACCGACCTTACCGCACCTGCCATTACTTACATAACAAATAAGTTGCTGGATTCAGGGCTTGTAGTAGAATACAAAGTCGGAAAGTCAAGCGGTGGCAGGCGGCCTATACTGCTTACTGTAAATCCTGACATCTTAAACGTCGTAGTGATTCATATAAGTTCCAATAAGTTGAGGGGCTATCTTGTAAATGGAGATTTACAGGTCTTAACGGAAAGAGAATACCCGGTCCAAAAAGTGCCCAAGGATGATATATTGGAGCTTATGCTTACAACTATCTCTGATTTAAAGCAAGAATCTAAAACCGATATACTTGGCATTGGTGTAGTTGTCCACGGACCGGTAAAATCAAAAGAAGGTATATCCATATTCGCACCGAACCTAGGCTGGCGAAATGTACCCATTAAGTACATTGTAGAAGAAAAGATAGGCATTCCTACATTTGTAGAAAATGACGTAAGGGCTATGGCTATAGGTGAGTTTCACTATGGCACGGCACGCAGCGTTGAAAACATGGTCTTTTTAAAGGTCGGATACGGTGTGGGTTCTGCCATTTTTATAGAGGGCAAACTTTATCGCGGCCACGGAGACAGTGCCGGTGAAATCGGCCATACAACAATCGACGTGGGAGGTCCTTTGTGCAGCTGCGGCAACTATGGATGCTTGGAGTCGCTTGTTTCGGAAAATGCACTGGTCAAAGCCATGGTTAAATCAATTAAAGAAGGCAGGTCATCAGTTGCCCAAGATATGGCAGGGGGCAATCTTGATGAAATAACCCCTGAGATTATTTATGAAGCAGCAGAAAAAGGCGATGTACTGGCCGGCAGGATTTTAAGACAGGTGGCGCGATACCTTGGTATAGGTATTGCTAACACCATCAACACATTTAACCCTGAGCTTTTGACGATTGGAGGGGGAATAGTCCGAGCAAGGGCTTTTATTGAAGATACTATTTTAGATACAGTAAAAACACGGTCACTGGAGAATAGTTTCAGTTTGTGTGAAATTGAATTTTCAGATATGGGTGAAGTGGCCACTGTTAAGGGAGCTGCCGATGTGGTAATGACAGCTATCCTTTAA
- a CDS encoding ROK family protein, whose protein sequence is MYFIGVDLGGTNIASALVNEKGEIINSTVIPTEAQKGPEYVIGNMKREIHKLINNAAGSKIVGIGLGIPGLVDIDKGMSLFAGNLGWQNIPVLEQFQNEFDVPVCMDNDVRTAALGEKHFGAGVGIDNLICITLGTGIGSGIILDGKIYRGHSLSAGEIGHITIVKDGLYCNCGNRGCLEMYASAPGIVRRTQKYILEGHNTVMTSMIDGDLDKITTKTLSQAWEKGDELAQLVIDETAEFLGIGLATFAHLINPEVIIIGGGVSLMGDKLFNPLQKYFDEHSMRILRNKLPIIPAKLKSESGTVGAAALAMINLGIL, encoded by the coding sequence ATGTATTTTATCGGCGTCGATTTAGGAGGTACGAATATTGCCTCAGCCTTGGTAAATGAAAAGGGCGAAATCATAAACAGCACTGTCATTCCAACAGAAGCACAAAAAGGGCCCGAATACGTGATAGGCAATATGAAAAGAGAAATTCACAAACTAATAAATAATGCTGCAGGTTCTAAAATTGTCGGAATAGGCCTGGGAATTCCGGGCCTGGTTGATATAGATAAGGGCATGTCCCTTTTTGCCGGTAATTTAGGATGGCAAAACATACCTGTGCTGGAACAATTTCAAAATGAGTTTGATGTTCCTGTATGTATGGATAATGACGTAAGAACGGCAGCTCTTGGCGAAAAGCATTTTGGTGCCGGTGTCGGAATCGATAATTTAATCTGCATAACATTAGGCACCGGCATCGGTTCAGGAATAATTCTTGACGGTAAAATCTATAGAGGTCATTCTCTCAGTGCCGGTGAAATCGGCCATATTACTATAGTAAAAGATGGCCTTTACTGTAATTGTGGAAATAGAGGCTGTTTAGAAATGTATGCTTCAGCTCCGGGAATTGTCCGTCGAACACAAAAATACATCCTCGAAGGCCATAATACGGTGATGACTTCAATGATTGACGGAGATTTAGATAAAATTACAACAAAAACCTTATCACAAGCATGGGAAAAAGGCGATGAGCTTGCTCAACTGGTAATAGACGAAACTGCGGAGTTTTTAGGGATTGGCCTTGCCACATTTGCGCACTTGATAAATCCTGAAGTAATTATTATTGGCGGCGGCGTCTCGCTAATGGGAGATAAACTATTTAATCCACTGCAAAAATATTTTGATGAACATTCTATGAGAATATTGAGAAATAAACTCCCTATTATTCCGGCCAAACTGAAAAGCGAGTCGGGTACGGTCGGAGCCGCAGCTTTAGCCATGATAAACCTGGGTATTTTATAA
- the fba gene encoding class II fructose-1,6-bisphosphate aldolase, protein MLVSSKEMLQKAQQNKYAIAAFNIHNLETLKAVVETAEAEQSPLILQTTPGTCEYAGIDYLAAMAETASKAADIPIALHLDHGNSADLAIKCIDVGYTSVMIDGSMLPFEENVSLVKQVADYAHKKHVQVEAELGHISGVEENISSSTELLTDPMEAAEFVKRTGVDSLAIAVGTAHGIYKGTPKIHFDIIRNIRKVVSIPLVLHGCSGVPEDDVKQAVECGICKINIATDIKIAFAAELKEFFSLKPDETDPRKYFKPAIESVKEVVKSKIHIAGSYNKA, encoded by the coding sequence ATGCTGGTATCTTCTAAAGAAATGCTGCAAAAGGCTCAACAAAATAAGTATGCAATAGCAGCTTTTAATATTCATAATCTTGAAACGCTAAAAGCCGTGGTTGAAACTGCCGAAGCAGAACAAAGCCCGTTGATATTACAAACAACTCCGGGAACCTGTGAGTATGCAGGCATAGATTACCTTGCTGCCATGGCCGAAACAGCATCAAAGGCTGCAGACATTCCCATAGCCCTACATCTTGACCATGGAAATTCGGCGGACCTTGCAATAAAGTGTATAGATGTCGGCTATACATCGGTAATGATCGATGGTTCTATGCTGCCCTTTGAAGAAAATGTGTCATTGGTTAAGCAAGTAGCAGACTATGCACATAAAAAGCATGTCCAAGTTGAGGCAGAGCTTGGCCATATTTCCGGAGTTGAGGAGAATATTTCTTCGAGCACAGAGTTGCTAACAGACCCTATGGAGGCGGCAGAATTTGTAAAAAGAACCGGCGTAGATTCATTAGCAATTGCTGTAGGCACAGCCCATGGAATTTACAAAGGGACTCCCAAAATTCACTTTGACATTATCCGAAATATCCGCAAAGTTGTAAGCATTCCGCTGGTTTTGCACGGATGCTCCGGCGTGCCCGAAGATGATGTTAAGCAAGCCGTCGAGTGCGGAATATGCAAAATCAACATTGCGACAGATATTAAAATTGCATTTGCAGCAGAACTTAAAGAATTCTTTTCATTAAAACCAGATGAAACCGACCCAAGAAAATATTTTAAACCTGCGATAGAGTCGGTAAAAGAGGTAGTGAAATCTAAAATTCATATAGCAGGTTCATATAACAAGGCATAG
- a CDS encoding bifunctional phosphoglucose/phosphomannose isomerase, producing MIDLNDVKKVRQIDSMSSLLTTERYDMQFEEGLKIAENFKIEKPMHNFHELVILGTGGGSSVAAGLLRSYLFDELDIPVIINQGYNVPAYVDENSLIFVISHSGNTEETLSAFEQVKSKGAYMLAITAGGLLQDKCAENQIPCLIVPQDIGHPRRVLGYIFIPILVILSKLGLISDKTHEIQQLINLFSELKQKYGVDVPVEDNPAKQIAMELYGYIPLVYGSLDYYDSVAWRIKNQFGENSKLMAFYNVIPNLHHDEAVGWDMPEDLISKFYLILLRDDELDSPKIKKRKDITAEMLSARMGKVRQVYAEGPNRLCRMFSLVYLGDFITLYAPIYRGVDPTPVNIINLFKTKMAES from the coding sequence TTGATTGATTTAAATGATGTGAAAAAAGTCAGACAAATTGACAGCATGAGTTCTTTACTTACAACGGAAAGGTATGACATGCAGTTCGAGGAAGGTTTAAAAATAGCTGAAAATTTCAAAATAGAAAAACCAATGCATAATTTCCATGAACTCGTAATATTAGGTACTGGTGGAGGATCTTCGGTGGCCGCAGGGCTTTTGAGGTCATACCTCTTTGATGAACTTGATATTCCGGTAATAATTAACCAGGGTTATAACGTGCCGGCTTATGTGGATGAAAACTCACTAATTTTTGTGATTTCTCATTCGGGAAATACCGAAGAAACGCTTTCGGCTTTTGAGCAGGTAAAATCAAAAGGCGCATATATGCTTGCAATTACAGCCGGCGGGCTTTTACAAGACAAATGTGCCGAAAATCAAATTCCCTGTCTCATAGTTCCGCAAGATATCGGCCATCCCAGAAGGGTCTTAGGCTACATATTTATTCCCATACTTGTAATATTGTCAAAACTTGGCCTGATATCGGATAAGACCCATGAAATCCAACAACTTATAAACTTGTTTTCAGAACTTAAACAAAAATATGGTGTCGATGTGCCGGTTGAAGACAACCCGGCAAAGCAAATAGCTATGGAACTATATGGATACATACCTTTGGTTTACGGCTCACTTGACTATTATGATTCGGTAGCTTGGAGGATAAAAAATCAGTTTGGCGAAAACAGCAAACTCATGGCATTTTATAATGTCATACCTAACTTGCACCATGATGAAGCCGTCGGGTGGGATATGCCGGAGGACCTTATTTCAAAATTTTATTTAATTTTACTTAGGGATGATGAACTAGACAGCCCTAAAATTAAAAAACGCAAGGATATAACCGCAGAAATGTTATCTGCCAGAATGGGCAAGGTAAGACAGGTTTATGCTGAAGGTCCGAACAGACTTTGCCGCATGTTTTCCCTAGTATATCTCGGAGACTTTATTACACTGTATGCGCCGATATATCGGGGAGTAGACCCAACGCCGGTAAATATTATCAACCTTTTTAAAACTAAAATGGCGGAGTCATAG
- the pfkB gene encoding 1-phosphofructokinase: MILAVNLNASIDKAYTVENFKPGTVTRVKEVIPTAGGKGLNVARVLNSLNQTVSVTGFIGGFSGAFIEQQLKEQKMPFEFIHVNGETRSCINIIDLSSNIHTELLEPGPYISEEELDEFLEFYTSSVKQYDVITLSGSAPRGIDTDIYAKLVSIAKDANKKVILDTSGEYLAKGIQSSPTLAKPNKSEAELLLGRKLKDTGDLASAAKELVGMGPEIVAISLGAEGVMVASGLTKEAYLAVPPKIRPVNTVGCGDAMVAGFATGLSNNWPLTECIKYAVAVSAAAALSPVTGGIVLKEVDNIIGSMDFHNLYLL; this comes from the coding sequence ATGATTCTTGCAGTAAACTTAAATGCATCCATAGATAAGGCATATACCGTGGAGAATTTTAAGCCCGGAACGGTGACAAGAGTAAAAGAGGTAATACCGACTGCCGGCGGAAAGGGATTAAATGTAGCAAGAGTGCTGAATTCACTGAATCAGACCGTAAGTGTCACCGGATTTATCGGTGGATTTTCAGGAGCCTTTATAGAGCAGCAGCTTAAAGAGCAAAAAATGCCTTTTGAGTTTATACATGTAAATGGTGAAACCAGGTCCTGCATCAATATTATAGATTTATCCTCAAATATTCATACAGAACTGTTGGAGCCTGGGCCATATATATCGGAAGAAGAGCTTGATGAGTTTTTAGAATTTTACACAAGCTCAGTTAAGCAATATGACGTGATAACGCTTTCCGGCAGTGCTCCTCGGGGCATTGATACAGATATATATGCAAAACTCGTATCTATCGCAAAAGATGCAAATAAAAAGGTCATACTCGATACAAGCGGCGAGTATTTGGCTAAAGGTATACAGAGTTCTCCTACTTTAGCAAAACCGAATAAATCAGAAGCGGAGCTGCTTTTAGGAAGAAAGCTTAAAGATACCGGTGACTTGGCATCTGCTGCAAAAGAACTTGTGGGCATGGGTCCTGAAATCGTTGCAATATCACTAGGTGCCGAAGGCGTAATGGTGGCAAGCGGTTTGACTAAAGAAGCCTACTTGGCGGTTCCTCCTAAAATCCGCCCTGTAAACACCGTAGGCTGTGGTGATGCAATGGTAGCCGGATTTGCCACAGGACTTTCCAACAACTGGCCTCTTACAGAATGTATTAAATATGCCGTAGCGGTTTCGGCAGCAGCGGCACTGAGCCCTGTAACGGGTGGAATTGTTTTAAAAGAAGTAGACAACATTATTGGAAGTATGGATTTTCATAATCTGTACCTACTTTGA
- a CDS encoding galactose ABC transporter substrate-binding protein: MKKTISIILMSVLLIGLLAGCGGGGQPAGGDNEQAEGGEKAGSEIKIGLCLYKFDDTFISTVRQAIEKDAAEKSKATGDKITINAVDGQGQQATQNDQVDTFITQGYDIIDVNMVDRTAASVIIDKAKKADIPIVFFNREPVSEDMDKWDKLYYVGAKAEESGTMQGSIAVEYWKNHPEADKNGDGIMQYVMLEGEPGHQDAILRTEYSIKAVEEAGIKTEKLASDTGNWQRAQGQEKMAAWLSAFGDKIEVVFANNDDMALGAIEALKAAGYFQGDKYMPVIGVDATAPALDALADGKLLGTVLNDAKGQGNAILEISYALAKGKDPELEGLTDGKYCWVPYQPVTKENMDQFR; this comes from the coding sequence ATGAAGAAAACCATATCAATCATTCTCATGTCAGTTCTTCTAATAGGTCTTCTAGCTGGCTGTGGAGGAGGCGGTCAACCTGCGGGAGGAGATAACGAACAAGCAGAAGGCGGCGAGAAAGCCGGCAGCGAAATCAAGATAGGCCTATGCCTTTACAAATTCGACGACACCTTCATCTCCACCGTACGCCAAGCGATAGAAAAAGACGCAGCAGAAAAGAGCAAAGCCACAGGCGACAAAATCACCATCAACGCCGTAGACGGCCAAGGCCAACAAGCGACCCAAAACGACCAAGTAGACACATTCATAACCCAAGGCTACGACATAATAGACGTAAACATGGTAGACCGAACCGCAGCCTCAGTCATAATAGACAAAGCCAAAAAAGCCGACATACCCATAGTATTCTTCAACCGTGAACCCGTATCCGAAGACATGGACAAATGGGATAAACTATACTACGTAGGAGCAAAAGCCGAAGAATCAGGGACCATGCAAGGCAGCATAGCCGTAGAATACTGGAAAAACCATCCAGAAGCAGACAAAAACGGAGACGGCATAATGCAGTATGTAATGCTGGAAGGAGAACCCGGCCACCAAGACGCAATACTTAGAACCGAGTACTCCATCAAAGCCGTAGAAGAAGCCGGAATAAAAACCGAAAAACTAGCCAGCGACACCGGCAACTGGCAAAGAGCCCAGGGCCAAGAAAAAATGGCAGCATGGCTTTCCGCCTTTGGAGACAAAATCGAAGTAGTATTTGCCAACAACGACGACATGGCCCTAGGAGCAATCGAAGCACTAAAAGCCGCCGGCTACTTCCAAGGCGACAAATACATGCCCGTAATAGGCGTAGACGCCACAGCACCGGCCCTTGACGCACTAGCAGACGGCAAACTGCTGGGAACAGTACTAAACGATGCCAAAGGTCAAGGCAACGCAATCCTAGAAATATCCTATGCACTAGCCAAAGGCAAAGACCCCGAACTTGAAGGCCTAACCGATGGCAAATACTGCTGGGTACCATACCAGCCCGTAACCAAAGAAAATATGGACCAATTCAGATAA
- a CDS encoding sugar ABC transporter ATP-binding protein, whose amino-acid sequence MTQEHILEMQNISKSFPGVQALDNVTLKLKPGTVHALVGENGAGKSTLMKCLFGLYTPDKGHIILDGKTVELKTAKDAIENGISMIHQELQPIPHRSVMENIWLGRFPTKKIIGIPAVDHKKMYKDTKTLMEELKIDINPTTLVSKLSVSQIQAVEIAKAVSYKSKIIIMDEPTSSLTENEVENLFRIIKDLKAHGVAIIYISHKIEEILEISDEVTIMRDGKKIGTWPVQELTIDTIITKMVGRELTHRFPPRKNIPGETIMKVENLTSINPRSFKNVTFDLKRGEVLGIGGLVGAQRTELVEAIFGIRNISKGKIYIKDKEVTINHPFDAKQKGLALLTEDRRSTGIFPMLSVEENVLIAALHKYLKLNFIVDKKTSSTAVKAAVKKLQIKTPSIKTQIQYLSGGNQQKAIFSRWLLTEPEILILDEPTRGIDVGAKYEIYTIITDLTRQGKSIIMISSEMPELIGMSDRIMVMCEGKVSGFIDGKRANQETIMKYATQFA is encoded by the coding sequence ATGACACAAGAGCACATACTAGAAATGCAAAACATATCAAAAAGCTTTCCCGGAGTCCAAGCACTAGACAACGTAACACTAAAACTAAAACCAGGCACAGTCCACGCCCTGGTAGGCGAAAACGGAGCCGGCAAATCCACACTAATGAAATGCCTATTTGGCCTATACACCCCGGACAAAGGCCATATAATCCTAGACGGAAAAACAGTCGAACTCAAAACCGCCAAAGACGCCATAGAAAACGGCATCTCAATGATACACCAAGAACTCCAGCCGATACCCCACAGAAGCGTAATGGAAAACATCTGGCTGGGCAGATTCCCCACCAAAAAAATCATAGGCATACCGGCCGTAGACCACAAAAAAATGTACAAAGACACAAAAACACTAATGGAAGAACTAAAAATAGACATAAACCCAACCACACTAGTATCAAAACTATCAGTTTCACAAATACAAGCAGTAGAAATAGCCAAAGCCGTTTCATACAAATCGAAAATAATCATCATGGACGAACCCACATCATCCCTAACCGAAAACGAAGTAGAAAACCTATTTAGAATAATCAAAGACCTAAAAGCCCATGGTGTAGCAATAATATACATATCCCACAAAATCGAAGAAATCCTAGAAATATCCGACGAAGTTACCATAATGAGAGATGGCAAAAAGATAGGCACATGGCCTGTCCAAGAACTAACAATCGACACAATAATCACAAAAATGGTAGGCAGAGAACTCACCCACAGATTTCCACCGCGCAAAAACATACCGGGTGAAACAATAATGAAAGTAGAAAACCTTACCTCCATCAACCCCAGATCATTCAAAAACGTAACATTCGACCTAAAACGCGGTGAAGTATTAGGCATAGGCGGCCTAGTAGGAGCACAGAGGACAGAACTAGTAGAAGCCATCTTCGGCATAAGAAACATATCAAAAGGCAAAATCTACATAAAAGACAAAGAAGTCACAATAAACCACCCATTTGACGCCAAACAAAAAGGCCTGGCACTCCTAACCGAAGACAGGCGCTCAACAGGCATATTCCCCATGCTTTCCGTAGAAGAAAACGTCCTAATCGCAGCACTGCACAAATACCTAAAACTCAACTTCATAGTAGACAAAAAAACCAGCAGCACAGCAGTAAAAGCTGCAGTAAAAAAACTACAAATAAAAACCCCATCAATAAAAACCCAAATACAATACCTATCCGGAGGCAACCAACAAAAAGCAATATTCTCAAGATGGCTGCTAACCGAACCGGAAATTCTAATTCTAGACGAACCGACCCGAGGCATAGACGTAGGAGCAAAATACGAAATATACACCATAATAACCGACCTTACCAGACAAGGCAAAAGCATAATCATGATATCCTCAGAAATGCCAGAACTCATAGGCATGTCAGACAGAATAATGGTAATGTGCGAAGGAAAAGTCAGCGGCTTCATAGACGGCAAAAGAGCAAACCAAGAAACAATAATGAAATATGCGACGCAGTTTGCATAA